In one Geoglobus acetivorans genomic region, the following are encoded:
- a CDS encoding DNA methyltransferase, translating into MRLIFYLSGEFEELARIEAETFLNVFDGHTESTDAQIVAGECSEEISGYFHRFGLIHEVSEHLFSCASLEKLKEHFKQMEIPEGKICVRVRNIGGKKADSLRLERELGAILWRRGAEISVSKPDHVVKVYFSDRIHAGILMHETDRKQFLLRRPDLKPFFRPGAILPRIARSLVNITGIKDGTILDPMCGTGTILVEAGLMGLDFIGIEAYRVIAEGCGVNLQYYGLPRNVMIGDVKSMGLREESVDGIVTDFPYLQSTKSLGEIHELYSSALDEFHRVLRMGKRAVFLTNIDVDDLVKERFEVEYKLYQRLHKSLTRRIYVCRKT; encoded by the coding sequence ATGAGGCTGATATTTTATCTGAGCGGAGAGTTCGAGGAGCTTGCCAGAATAGAAGCTGAGACGTTTCTGAACGTTTTTGATGGCCACACTGAAAGCACAGACGCCCAGATTGTGGCTGGAGAATGCTCTGAGGAAATATCCGGATACTTCCACAGGTTCGGGCTCATCCACGAGGTTAGCGAGCATCTATTCTCATGCGCGAGTCTTGAAAAGCTGAAGGAGCACTTTAAACAGATGGAAATTCCTGAAGGGAAGATCTGCGTGAGGGTCAGGAACATCGGAGGGAAAAAGGCAGACTCTCTCAGGCTCGAGAGGGAACTCGGGGCGATTCTCTGGAGGAGAGGAGCAGAGATAAGCGTTTCAAAGCCCGATCACGTGGTTAAGGTTTACTTCTCTGACAGAATTCATGCAGGAATTCTTATGCACGAGACTGACAGGAAGCAGTTCCTGCTGAGAAGGCCAGACCTAAAACCGTTCTTCAGACCGGGAGCGATTCTGCCAAGGATAGCGAGGAGCCTGGTCAACATTACAGGCATTAAAGACGGCACAATACTCGACCCGATGTGCGGCACAGGCACAATTCTGGTTGAGGCTGGCCTCATGGGGCTGGATTTCATCGGAATTGAGGCATACAGGGTCATAGCGGAGGGCTGCGGAGTTAACCTGCAGTACTACGGACTTCCAAGAAATGTAATGATCGGTGACGTGAAGAGCATGGGTCTCAGAGAAGAGAGCGTTGACGGTATCGTCACGGACTTTCCCTATCTGCAGTCCACGAAGAGCCTCGGTGAGATTCACGAGCTTTACAGCAGTGCTCTTGATGAATTTCACCGGGTGCTGAGGATGGGCAAAAGGGCCGTGTTTCTCACAAACATTGACGTTGACGACCTCGTAAAGGAGAGGTTCGAAGTTGAATACAAGCTTTACCAGAGGCTGCACAAGAGTCTCACGAGGAGGATATACGTTTGCAGGAAGACTTAG
- a CDS encoding IS481 family transposase has translation MKLDEKAIKWIIREKEKGTPTKEIAEIENITPRRVNQIYKQYKDTGEIPKPKKPGRPKKELSEEEIEAIKEAYEEYRCNAVVLQTILKERGYRISKNKIHEVLRMNGYAKEEKNKKKRKKWIRYERKHSMELWHADWFFYNGKWIIAYLDDASRLITGYGVFDKATSENAIKVLKEAMDDYGRPESILTDRGTQFYASAGEKKAKGVSKFEKFLAENEIKHIVGRVNHPQTNGKIERFYGTLEAKIKYFDTVDEFMEWYNHKRPHMSLNLDELETPYKAFLRKLTPERILSYSWRWFDGGK, from the coding sequence GTGAAACTTGACGAGAAAGCGATAAAATGGATTATCAGAGAGAAAGAGAAGGGTACACCGACAAAGGAGATAGCAGAGATCGAAAACATAACACCAAGAAGAGTAAATCAGATCTACAAGCAATACAAAGATACTGGAGAAATACCAAAGCCAAAGAAACCAGGTAGACCTAAAAAAGAACTATCAGAAGAAGAAATAGAAGCCATAAAAGAAGCCTATGAAGAGTACAGGTGTAATGCAGTAGTTCTCCAAACAATCTTAAAGGAAAGAGGTTACAGAATAAGCAAGAACAAAATACACGAAGTGTTGAGAATGAACGGCTATGCTAAGGAGGAGAAGAACAAGAAAAAGCGTAAAAAGTGGATAAGGTATGAGAGAAAGCACTCTATGGAATTATGGCATGCAGACTGGTTTTTCTATAACGGGAAGTGGATAATTGCTTATCTGGACGATGCTTCCCGTCTGATTACTGGTTACGGAGTATTTGATAAAGCAACATCTGAGAATGCCATAAAAGTGCTAAAAGAAGCCATGGATGATTATGGCAGGCCGGAATCAATCCTGACGGATAGAGGTACTCAGTTCTACGCATCTGCAGGGGAGAAGAAGGCTAAAGGAGTATCTAAATTTGAGAAATTCCTTGCAGAGAATGAAATTAAGCATATTGTGGGTAGGGTGAATCACCCACAAACGAATGGAAAGATAGAGAGGTTCTATGGAACGCTGGAAGCTAAAATCAAGTATTTCGATACAGTAGATGAATTCATGGAGTGGTACAATCACAAAAGACCCCACATGAGTCTCAACTTAGATGAACTGGAGACTCCCTATAAAGCATTTTTGAGAAAGTTGACTCCTGAGAGAATATTGAGTTATTCGTGGAGGTGGTTTGATGGTGGGAAATGA
- a CDS encoding DUF2283 domain-containing protein has translation MKVEYDPEADILYIRIKEDEIKDTVDWNDDIWADLNEKGEVVGIEIWKARKHVISEILRYLNRAKEIEV, from the coding sequence ATGAAAGTTGAGTATGATCCGGAGGCAGATATTCTCTATATCAGGATCAAGGAAGATGAGATCAAGGATACTGTTGATTGGAATGACGACATATGGGCAGATTTGAACGAAAAAGGAGAAGTGGTTGGAATTGAAATCTGGAAAGCGAGAAAACACGTAATTTCAGAAATTCTGAGGTATTTGAATAGAGCAAAGGAAATAGAAGTTTAA
- a CDS encoding CBS domain-containing protein, whose product MFPVKQKVADYMTRNVITLRPDNTVEEAIDIIEKTGHDGFPVVDENGKLVGYISSMDLLRKDLNARIKDVMTRSLYVAREYMDLKDVARVMFRTGHSKLPVVDDKGRIKGIITNTDIIRSQIERADPTKVSKLKETIEKVHGTKVRVYNGDVEVDRLIPTQTKIYADELRGRIYELRRGLAEPVVVIKKGGKLFLVDGHHRAVAAKKIGMEKLDAYILEVPENVELGMEKLVRKKKIKSIRDIEIIEDVPHPLVEITFKNSK is encoded by the coding sequence ATGTTTCCTGTGAAGCAGAAAGTTGCAGACTACATGACAAGAAATGTCATCACGCTCAGGCCTGACAATACTGTTGAAGAAGCAATAGACATAATAGAGAAAACAGGTCATGACGGTTTTCCTGTTGTGGACGAAAACGGAAAGCTTGTGGGGTACATTTCGTCAATGGATCTGCTTAGAAAAGACCTGAATGCCAGGATTAAAGATGTGATGACCAGATCACTCTACGTTGCAAGAGAATACATGGATCTGAAAGACGTTGCAAGAGTTATGTTCCGAACCGGACACTCAAAATTGCCGGTAGTTGACGATAAAGGCAGGATTAAGGGCATAATCACCAACACAGATATAATCAGAAGTCAGATTGAAAGAGCCGATCCGACAAAAGTGTCGAAACTGAAGGAGACCATCGAAAAAGTCCACGGCACAAAAGTGAGGGTTTACAACGGAGATGTTGAGGTGGACAGGCTGATCCCCACCCAGACCAAGATATACGCAGACGAGCTGAGAGGCAGAATATACGAGCTGAGGAGGGGGCTTGCGGAGCCAGTTGTGGTAATAAAAAAGGGTGGCAAGCTCTTTCTGGTGGATGGACACCACAGAGCGGTTGCGGCTAAAAAGATCGGCATGGAGAAGCTCGATGCATACATTCTCGAAGTCCCCGAAAACGTTGAACTCGGCATGGAGAAGCTCGTCAGGAAGAAAAAGATTAAATCCATCAGGGACATCGAGATCATAGAGGACGTTCCCCATCCCCTTGTCGAGATAACGTTCAAGAACTCAAAGTGA
- a CDS encoding type II toxin-antitoxin system RelE family toxin encodes MSYEIIVHSRAAKSIKELPKSHRAKLSEFLDTLKNNPVPFRKFDIKKLKGYQDRYRARFGDFRLTYQIDKKEKVILVLKLERRGRAYK; translated from the coding sequence ATGAGTTACGAGATCATAGTTCATTCCAGAGCTGCTAAATCGATTAAAGAGCTACCAAAATCACACAGAGCTAAGCTTTCTGAATTTCTGGATACTCTGAAGAACAATCCTGTTCCTTTCAGGAAATTCGATATAAAGAAACTAAAAGGATATCAAGACAGATACAGAGCACGTTTCGGGGATTTCAGGTTGACCTATCAGATTGATAAAAAAGAAAAGGTTATTCTGGTTTTGAAGCTTGAAAGGCGTGGGAGGGCGTATAAATAG
- a CDS encoding TatD family hydrolase, whose translation MMLVDTHIHSEGRSVEDLKHMAGNGIKKAITCAFYPIQPEFPETLMDLARKLTEFEPERGKKAGMEIHSAVGIHPRCIPPGWERVLEFIESYSGYVAIGEIGLEDGSDEEKEVLKAQLQLAKKLDIPAVIHTPRKNKEVILEKTLQILEDVSFPEELALIDHNSVGTVKAVLEKGYWAGITVQPGKLTVDEAVRIIEEFGDERLIANSDTGFSESDMLAVKRLYDACENERVVRKNAERFFGI comes from the coding sequence ATGATGCTCGTAGATACTCACATCCATTCTGAGGGCAGGAGCGTTGAGGATTTGAAGCACATGGCCGGGAACGGGATAAAGAAGGCCATAACCTGCGCCTTTTACCCGATACAGCCTGAATTTCCCGAAACCCTGATGGATCTCGCAAGAAAACTGACGGAATTTGAACCTGAGAGGGGAAAGAAGGCCGGAATGGAGATTCATTCTGCGGTGGGAATTCATCCGAGGTGTATCCCTCCAGGATGGGAAAGAGTCCTCGAGTTCATCGAGAGCTATTCAGGATATGTCGCTATTGGTGAGATAGGACTTGAAGACGGCAGTGATGAAGAAAAGGAGGTTCTGAAAGCCCAGTTACAGCTTGCGAAGAAACTCGACATCCCGGCAGTAATCCACACTCCCAGAAAGAACAAGGAGGTGATTCTCGAGAAAACCCTGCAAATTCTTGAAGATGTGTCCTTCCCTGAGGAGCTCGCCCTGATAGACCACAACTCCGTCGGGACTGTGAAAGCTGTGCTTGAAAAGGGATACTGGGCCGGAATAACCGTGCAGCCCGGAAAGCTCACCGTGGATGAGGCTGTAAGGATAATTGAGGAGTTCGGAGATGAGAGGCTGATTGCCAACAGCGACACCGGTTTCAGCGAGTCGGACATGCTTGCAGTGAAGAGGCTGTACGATGCATGCGAGAACGAGAGGGTTGTTAGGAAGAATGCGGAGAGGTTTTTCGGGATTTGA
- a CDS encoding HEPN domain-containing protein produces the protein MAEECLEKAKLLLSSEYYRGAASRAYYAMFHAAKAMLLAKNISPKRHVGVLRMLGVEFVNKGYLEETYAEAYKLAFDIRMDADYEGGLKLSKEMAEQVVHDAEEFLKKARIVIEQIASE, from the coding sequence ATGGCTGAAGAATGCTTGGAAAAGGCAAAATTACTCCTATCCAGTGAATATTATCGGGGTGCAGCTTCAAGAGCTTATTATGCCATGTTCCATGCTGCAAAAGCCATGTTACTAGCGAAAAACATCTCTCCAAAAAGACACGTTGGCGTTTTGAGAATGCTCGGTGTCGAATTTGTCAACAAAGGCTATCTCGAAGAAACCTATGCTGAAGCGTACAAACTTGCATTTGACATCAGAATGGATGCAGATTATGAAGGCGGGCTGAAATTGAGCAAAGAGATGGCCGAGCAGGTGGTACACGATGCCGAGGAGTTCTTGAAGAAAGCAAGAATCGTGATTGAGCAGATTGCCAGTGAATGA
- the ilvD gene encoding dihydroxy-acid dehydratase, with the protein MRSDTVKKGVDRVAHRALLRALGLTDDDFDKPFIGIANAYNTVVPGHMALDRITEYVKQGIIAAGGVPFEFGVIGVCDGIAMGHVGMSYALPSREVIADSIEVMVEAHRFDGLVVVGSCDKIVPGMLMAMLRLDIPAIAVTGGPMVAEKIYGERVTIKDAFEAAGLYKAGQLDDEGLKLYENFCAPSCGSCQGLYTANTMQILTETLGLSLPYTSTSPCGSSRKLRIAKEAGKRVVELVRQNLKPSDIVTERSFENAVTMDMMIGGSTNTVLHLPAIAREAGIKLSLDVFEEISRKTPHLVKLDPASRDVVVDLDESGGVPIIFRKARQYFHNELTVGGLRIHEIAELAVRRGVDIIREPSNPYSREGGIAILKGNIAERGAVVKAAAVEEDMRVFEGEARVFDSEKLALDAILAGEIQEGQVVVIRYMGPRAAGMPEMLLPTAAIAGMGLQRVALITDGRFSGATRGPAIGHISPEALAGGNIALIEDGDVIEINIPERKLNVRLSEDELAERKERWKPREIKHRGYLAKYSKLVSGADEGAVLR; encoded by the coding sequence ATGCGAAGCGACACGGTCAAGAAGGGTGTTGATAGGGTAGCCCACAGAGCGCTTTTAAGGGCTTTAGGTCTGACAGATGACGATTTTGATAAACCATTCATCGGGATAGCCAACGCCTACAATACAGTTGTTCCTGGCCACATGGCCCTTGACAGAATAACTGAGTATGTGAAGCAGGGCATAATTGCCGCAGGCGGAGTTCCATTTGAGTTCGGAGTTATTGGAGTTTGTGACGGCATAGCGATGGGTCATGTTGGAATGAGCTACGCTTTACCTTCCAGGGAGGTCATAGCAGACTCCATAGAGGTCATGGTTGAGGCGCACAGATTTGATGGTCTGGTGGTTGTTGGCAGCTGCGACAAAATCGTGCCGGGAATGCTAATGGCAATGCTCAGGCTCGACATTCCTGCCATAGCCGTAACAGGCGGCCCGATGGTTGCGGAAAAGATTTACGGTGAGAGGGTTACGATAAAGGACGCTTTCGAGGCTGCAGGTCTTTACAAGGCAGGACAGCTCGACGACGAGGGACTGAAGCTTTACGAGAACTTCTGCGCACCATCGTGCGGAAGCTGTCAGGGGCTTTACACTGCAAACACCATGCAGATTCTCACTGAAACTCTTGGCCTGAGCCTGCCCTACACCTCCACATCACCATGCGGCTCTTCGAGAAAGCTCAGAATAGCAAAAGAGGCTGGCAAGAGGGTAGTTGAGCTGGTCAGGCAGAACCTGAAGCCTTCAGACATCGTGACGGAGAGGAGCTTTGAGAACGCTGTAACGATGGACATGATGATTGGTGGTTCAACAAACACAGTGTTGCATCTGCCTGCAATTGCGAGGGAAGCAGGGATAAAGCTGAGCCTTGACGTGTTCGAGGAGATAAGCAGGAAGACCCCTCACCTGGTCAAGCTCGACCCGGCGAGCAGGGATGTGGTTGTTGATCTCGATGAAAGCGGAGGTGTGCCCATAATCTTCAGGAAGGCCAGGCAGTACTTCCACAACGAGCTAACTGTTGGTGGACTGAGAATCCACGAGATTGCAGAGCTTGCTGTCAGAAGAGGGGTGGACATAATAAGGGAGCCATCCAACCCGTACAGCAGAGAAGGTGGAATAGCGATTCTGAAGGGCAATATCGCAGAGAGAGGGGCAGTTGTGAAGGCTGCTGCTGTTGAGGAGGATATGAGGGTCTTCGAGGGTGAGGCAAGGGTTTTTGACTCTGAAAAGCTTGCTCTTGATGCTATTCTGGCAGGCGAGATTCAGGAGGGGCAGGTTGTCGTGATAAGGTACATGGGTCCGAGAGCTGCGGGAATGCCTGAAATGCTCCTGCCTACAGCAGCAATAGCTGGTATGGGGCTGCAGAGGGTTGCGCTCATAACAGACGGCAGATTCAGCGGTGCAACGAGAGGACCGGCAATAGGCCACATCTCTCCTGAAGCATTGGCTGGAGGAAACATCGCGCTGATTGAGGATGGAGATGTGATTGAGATCAACATTCCTGAAAGGAAGCTGAATGTCAGGCTGAGCGAGGACGAGCTTGCGGAGAGGAAGGAGAGGTGGAAGCCGAGAGAGATAAAGCACAGAGGATACCTGGCAAAATACTCCAAGCTCGTGAGCGGTGCTGATGAGGGTGCAGTTCTGAGGTAA
- a CDS encoding signal recognition particle subunit SRP19/SEC65 family protein, which yields MSLQEGGSSYVIWTVNIDKKKSRSEGRKIPRRFAVPNVKLDELAKACEALGLSYDVEQKKYPRCWWEEGGRIRVEKKLKKTELMIRLAEKIKEMRG from the coding sequence ATGAGCTTGCAAGAAGGAGGAAGTAGTTACGTAATCTGGACGGTCAACATTGACAAAAAGAAGAGCAGGAGCGAGGGGAGGAAAATCCCCAGAAGGTTTGCCGTCCCTAACGTGAAGCTGGACGAGCTTGCAAAAGCATGCGAGGCTCTCGGTCTCAGCTATGATGTGGAGCAGAAAAAGTACCCCCGGTGCTGGTGGGAGGAGGGAGGCCGGATCAGAGTTGAGAAGAAATTGAAGAAAACCGAACTGATGATCAGACTTGCGGAGAAAATAAAGGAAATGCGGGGATGA
- a CDS encoding DUF6653 family protein translates to MERAIAKRFGLESPEDWMRHANPRSVITRFTTLPLLVLAVWSRVWLGWYSLIFVGVVVAWSMINPTLFAKQTKIDSWWSKCVAGEYFWANRDKFPVADYHYGVIRVLTFLQAAGGVFLIVGMYLLDVWMTIAGVVWVYLSKMWFLDRMVWIYEEMKDHAGELERGT, encoded by the coding sequence ATGGAGAGGGCAATAGCTAAACGTTTTGGGCTTGAAAGCCCGGAGGACTGGATGAGGCATGCAAATCCCCGGAGCGTGATTACGAGGTTCACAACATTGCCACTTTTGGTACTTGCGGTCTGGTCGAGGGTCTGGCTCGGCTGGTATTCCCTGATTTTTGTTGGGGTGGTTGTCGCCTGGTCTATGATAAATCCAACCCTTTTCGCAAAACAGACGAAGATTGACAGCTGGTGGTCGAAGTGTGTGGCTGGCGAGTATTTCTGGGCAAACAGGGATAAGTTCCCGGTCGCTGACTATCATTACGGGGTCATTAGGGTACTGACGTTTTTGCAGGCTGCCGGCGGAGTCTTTCTCATAGTGGGGATGTACCTGCTCGACGTCTGGATGACCATCGCAGGAGTTGTCTGGGTGTATCTCAGCAAGATGTGGTTTCTTGACAGAATGGTCTGGATATATGAGGAGATGAAGGATCACGCTGGTGAGCTGGAAAGAGGCACATAA
- the hisE gene encoding phosphoribosyl-ATP diphosphatase, which produces MLEELYGIIEERKKNPVEGSYTAGLLYGEKGINGILEKLGEETTEVILAVKDGKKEEIVYEVADLLYHLLVLLSKLEISLEEVYDELARRRK; this is translated from the coding sequence ATGCTGGAGGAGCTTTACGGGATCATTGAGGAGCGGAAGAAGAATCCGGTCGAAGGCTCGTACACTGCAGGACTCCTCTACGGTGAGAAGGGGATAAACGGCATACTGGAGAAGCTCGGCGAGGAGACGACAGAAGTGATCCTGGCCGTGAAGGACGGGAAAAAAGAGGAAATCGTTTACGAGGTGGCGGATCTGCTCTACCACCTACTCGTTCTGCTTTCAAAACTAGAAATAAGTCTGGAGGAAGTTTACGATGAGCTTGCAAGAAGGAGGAAGTAG
- a CDS encoding IS481 family transposase, producing the protein MRKLTNKDIVRIVKQWLKGKPVRKIADFFQVTRQRIHQIIKKFRETGEIPFLRKPGRKPKEIDEEMERIILEAHKQFNLGPVHLEKKIEEIHGIHIPHNTIYKVLLNHCLVEENMKKKRQRKWVRFERKHSMELWQGDWKMIHLNGEEKWVIAFMDDASRVVTCFGVFDEATTENTIKVLENGFREYGVPDEILTDHGTQFVPARNRDEAKHKFKQFLAEHGVKHVVARIKHPQTNGKIERFFGEVERRADKFGSVDAVVRWHNEVKPHKSLDWDEPCNVFWYKLSPERIMWFVRRWWD; encoded by the coding sequence GTGAGGAAGCTGACGAACAAGGACATAGTAAGAATTGTGAAGCAGTGGCTTAAAGGAAAGCCGGTGAGAAAGATAGCGGATTTCTTTCAAGTAACAAGGCAGAGAATCCATCAGATAATCAAAAAGTTCAGGGAAACAGGAGAAATTCCTTTCCTTCGAAAACCAGGAAGAAAACCCAAAGAGATAGACGAAGAAATGGAGAGAATAATTCTGGAAGCTCACAAACAGTTCAACCTTGGACCAGTTCACTTAGAAAAGAAAATAGAAGAGATCCACGGCATTCATATCCCACACAACACAATCTACAAAGTCCTGCTTAATCACTGTCTGGTGGAGGAGAACATGAAGAAGAAAAGGCAGAGGAAATGGGTTCGCTTTGAAAGAAAACATTCAATGGAGTTATGGCAGGGAGACTGGAAAATGATTCATCTCAATGGAGAAGAGAAATGGGTCATAGCCTTCATGGACGATGCAAGCAGAGTGGTAACCTGCTTTGGTGTTTTTGATGAAGCCACAACAGAGAACACGATAAAAGTACTTGAGAATGGATTCAGGGAGTATGGTGTTCCAGATGAGATACTAACGGATCATGGAACTCAATTCGTTCCTGCAAGGAACAGGGATGAAGCTAAGCACAAATTCAAGCAGTTTCTTGCTGAGCATGGTGTAAAGCATGTTGTTGCGAGAATAAAGCATCCACAAACCAATGGTAAGATAGAGAGATTCTTTGGCGAGGTTGAGAGGAGAGCTGATAAATTTGGCTCTGTTGATGCAGTTGTCAGATGGCATAATGAAGTTAAGCCTCACAAAAGCTTGGATTGGGATGAGCCATGCAACGTGTTCTGGTATAAGCTCTCTCCAGAGAGGATTATGTGGTTTGTAAGGAGGTGGTGGGATTGA